A single region of the Gemella sp. zg-570 genome encodes:
- a CDS encoding aminotransferase class V-fold PLP-dependent enzyme, which yields MIYKIANTKEEYEQIFKLNYETFVNEIPQHEKNEDEILIDKFHDNNIYIIAKKGSEVIGMISLCDKRPFSLDQKVNGIEKHYKGDFNKPIEIRLLSIKNEYRKTKVFFSLVERVFSYTIQNSYDIIFISGTIRQEKLYNHIGFKRFYDNVGTKDAEYIPMFLNLKESDSKVLKKLSNYKTINYLPGPVDLSNEVLEKLHKKLYSHRSKEFVNLAENTVEKLKRILSVKNVTILHGSGTLANESIFAQLTERKLGKGIILANGEFGKRLINQAKRHDLYFETYSVDFGESFDLDYLLNEIKNNNYKYIYLVHHETSVGILNNLHEITDIARENNLVIAVDAISAAGAIKYDYSNVDYVACSSGKALCSVAGLAIVGHNTELLDLSSESLYLDLSYANKNLSIPFTQPSLLMESLNMALDNFKNDNVYFDILKRYKYMKDKLEKINLSIMKVKESEQSPIIITVIIPNNISSKNIGDSLAINNIFIHYNSKYLVEKNLLQFSFINKYTNFEEIDYTVDILNEMIGE from the coding sequence ATGATATATAAAATTGCAAATACAAAAGAAGAATATGAACAAATATTTAAATTAAATTATGAAACTTTTGTAAACGAAATACCTCAGCATGAAAAAAATGAAGATGAAATATTAATTGATAAATTTCATGATAATAACATATATATTATAGCAAAAAAAGGTTCTGAAGTTATTGGGATGATATCTTTGTGTGATAAGCGTCCTTTTTCTTTAGATCAAAAAGTTAATGGAATTGAAAAACATTATAAGGGGGATTTTAATAAACCAATAGAAATAAGATTATTATCTATTAAAAATGAATATAGAAAAACAAAAGTATTTTTTTCTCTTGTAGAAAGAGTTTTTAGTTATACTATTCAAAATTCTTACGACATAATATTCATTTCAGGAACTATTCGTCAAGAAAAATTATATAACCACATAGGTTTTAAAAGATTTTATGATAATGTAGGAACTAAAGATGCAGAATATATACCTATGTTTTTAAATCTAAAAGAAAGTGATAGTAAAGTTCTAAAAAAATTATCTAATTATAAGACTATTAACTATCTTCCAGGCCCAGTAGATTTGTCAAATGAAGTGCTAGAAAAACTTCACAAAAAATTATATTCGCATAGAAGTAAAGAATTTGTGAATCTTGCTGAAAATACAGTAGAAAAATTAAAAAGAATATTGTCAGTAAAGAATGTTACAATACTTCACGGTTCTGGAACTTTGGCAAATGAATCAATATTTGCACAATTAACAGAGAGAAAACTAGGCAAGGGTATAATACTTGCTAATGGAGAATTTGGGAAAAGGCTTATAAATCAGGCTAAAAGACATGATTTATATTTTGAAACTTATTCTGTTGATTTTGGAGAAAGTTTTGACTTAGATTATTTACTAAATGAAATTAAAAATAATAACTATAAATATATCTATCTTGTCCATCATGAAACAAGTGTGGGAATATTAAATAATTTACATGAAATAACAGATATTGCTAGAGAAAATAATTTAGTAATTGCTGTTGATGCTATTTCTGCAGCAGGAGCAATAAAATATGATTATAGTAATGTGGATTATGTTGCCTGTTCTTCAGGTAAGGCTTTATGTTCTGTTGCTGGACTAGCAATAGTAGGTCATAATACTGAATTGTTGGATTTATCTTCAGAGAGTTTATATCTTGACTTAAGTTATGCCAATAAAAATTTATCGATACCCTTTACCCAACCATCATTATTAATGGAATCTCTTAATATGGCTTTGGATAATTTTAAAAATGATAATGTTTATTTTGATATTTTAAAAAGATATAAGTATATGAAAGATAAGTTGGAAAAAATAAATTTATCAATAATGAAGGTAAAAGAATCAGAGCAATCCCCTATAATTATAACAGTTATCATTCCTAATAATATTTCATCTAAAAATATTGGGGATTCTCTGGCTATTAATAACATTTTTATACATTATAATAGTAAATATTTAGTTGAAAAAAATTTATTACAATTTTCTTTTATAAATAAATATACAAATTTTGAAGAAATAGACTACACAGTAGATATATTAAACGAAATGATAGGAGAATAA
- a CDS encoding iron-sulfur cluster assembly accessory protein has product MVSEKINLVHITEVAIEKFKTMLLDAGDENLYLKLSVAIDGTQMHYNIDTVDTELSGDKIYNYKDLKVLINEDDEELLSGAVIDYIIDDEGENIIIDNPNLIQYDGSDDGGCCGRGCCFGN; this is encoded by the coding sequence ATGGTTTCAGAAAAAATAAATCTAGTTCATATAACAGAAGTTGCCATAGAAAAATTTAAAACAATGCTTTTAGATGCAGGTGATGAAAATCTGTACCTAAAATTATCTGTTGCAATTGATGGTACACAAATGCATTATAATATTGATACAGTAGATACTGAACTGTCAGGAGATAAAATTTATAATTATAAGGACTTAAAAGTTTTAATCAATGAAGATGATGAAGAATTATTAAGCGGGGCAGTTATTGATTATATTATCGACGATGAGGGAGAAAATATAATTATAGATAATCCTAATCTTATTCAATATGATGGGAGTGATGACGGTGGTTGCTGTGGTCGTGGATGTTGTTTCGGAAATTAG
- a CDS encoding NifU family protein, which produces MLNNDLEIINKIKLEIEKLKPKLEKDNGSIEFLNFKNGTVKVRMLGECASCPIAHLTMEHAIEASLVRKIPEVKKVININFQIIK; this is translated from the coding sequence ATGCTTAATAATGATTTAGAAATAATAAATAAAATAAAATTAGAAATTGAAAAATTAAAACCAAAATTAGAAAAAGATAATGGAAGCATCGAATTTTTAAATTTTAAAAATGGTACTGTTAAAGTTAGAATGCTAGGAGAATGTGCAAGTTGCCCAATAGCACATCTGACTATGGAACATGCTATCGAGGCAAGCTTGGTTAGAAAAATACCAGAGGTGAAAAAAGTTATTAATATTAATTTTCAAATCATAAAATAA
- the rnjA gene encoding ribonuclease J1 has product MDRFIEKHEVGIAAIGGMGEIGKNTYAIQYRDEIIIIDAGVKFPGDNMLGIDYIIPDYTYIKKNINKVKALIITHGHEDHIGGIPFLLRSVSLPIYGGPLALGLIKSKLAEHNLLSRAEFHEINEDTILNFKHLSIEFYNTTHSIPDAFGIIVNTPQGRIVHTGDFKFDFTPVGKPANLYKMAKIGEEGVLCLLSDSTNSERNEFTMSEKEVGITISNILRKVKHRIIFATFASNVFRVKQVVEACIAHNRKIAVFGRSMEKAIKIGTELGYIKAPKDTFISSKHLKEVDPNKLLILCTGTQGEELAALTRIANGTHKKITIMPTDTIVFASSAIPGNAVSINKNIDLLSKLGANVITSSINNVHTSGHGAKEEQKLMFRLIKPKYFMPIHGEYRMQVMHAKTSIECDVKEENTFIMANGDILALTKDSARVTGKIEAADVYVDGLGIGDIGSVVIKARKDLSENGTVIVSVVIDLNNKKLIGTPDLISRGFTQGNDSKEIINNAKEIVENAVLFSIRKKTTSIYSIRQSIIENLSLYFDKEAGRKPVIIPTIIEL; this is encoded by the coding sequence ATGGATAGATTTATCGAAAAACACGAAGTAGGGATAGCTGCTATAGGTGGTATGGGAGAAATAGGGAAAAATACTTATGCCATACAATATCGTGATGAGATAATCATTATTGATGCAGGAGTAAAATTTCCTGGAGATAATATGTTGGGGATAGACTATATAATACCTGATTATACATACATCAAAAAAAATATTAACAAAGTAAAAGCCTTAATAATAACTCATGGTCATGAAGACCATATTGGGGGTATACCTTTTTTACTTAGGAGTGTAAGTCTACCGATATATGGAGGTCCTCTTGCCCTGGGTTTGATTAAATCAAAATTAGCGGAACATAATTTACTTTCGAGAGCAGAATTTCATGAAATAAATGAAGATACAATTTTAAATTTTAAACATTTATCAATAGAGTTTTACAATACTACTCATTCTATACCAGATGCTTTTGGAATAATTGTAAATACACCCCAAGGAAGAATTGTTCATACTGGAGATTTTAAATTTGATTTCACACCAGTAGGAAAACCAGCAAATTTATATAAAATGGCTAAAATAGGAGAAGAGGGTGTTCTTTGCTTACTTTCTGACTCGACCAATTCTGAAAGAAATGAATTTACTATGAGTGAAAAAGAAGTAGGTATTACTATTTCAAATATTTTAAGAAAAGTTAAGCATAGAATTATTTTTGCAACTTTTGCTTCTAATGTGTTTAGGGTAAAACAAGTTGTAGAGGCTTGTATTGCACACAATAGGAAAATAGCGGTTTTTGGACGTTCTATGGAAAAAGCAATAAAAATAGGAACGGAGTTAGGTTATATAAAAGCCCCAAAAGATACGTTTATAAGTTCTAAACACCTAAAAGAAGTAGATCCTAATAAACTACTTATACTTTGTACGGGAACTCAAGGAGAAGAGTTGGCCGCCTTAACAAGAATTGCAAATGGAACACATAAAAAAATAACTATAATGCCAACAGATACGATTGTATTTGCTAGTTCTGCCATTCCTGGGAATGCAGTGTCAATTAACAAAAATATTGACCTATTATCAAAATTAGGTGCTAATGTTATAACATCTAGTATTAATAATGTTCATACTTCTGGGCATGGAGCAAAAGAAGAACAAAAATTAATGTTTAGATTAATAAAACCTAAGTATTTCATGCCTATTCATGGAGAGTATAGAATGCAGGTTATGCACGCTAAAACTTCTATTGAATGTGATGTTAAAGAGGAAAATACATTTATAATGGCAAATGGAGATATACTAGCTTTAACGAAAGATTCTGCAAGAGTAACTGGGAAGATTGAAGCAGCAGATGTTTATGTTGATGGTTTGGGAATAGGAGATATAGGAAGTGTAGTAATTAAGGCTAGAAAAGACTTATCTGAAAATGGAACAGTAATTGTTTCGGTAGTTATTGATTTAAATAATAAAAAATTAATAGGGACACCTGATTTAATCTCAAGAGGATTTACACAAGGTAATGACTCTAAAGAAATAATAAATAATGCTAAGGAAATTGTAGAAAATGCTGTTTTATTTTCTATTAGAAAAAAAACTACTAGTATTTACTCTATTAGGCAGTCAATAATAGAAAATTTATCACTGTATTTCGATAAGGAAGCAGGAAGAAAACCAGTTATAATTCCTACAATAATAGAATTATAA
- the cydC gene encoding thiol reductant ABC exporter subunit CydC, with product MKVNNSIVRSEISRNNKQISLIIFLGLISAVSSVALMFVSGYLISKSSLRIGNILLLQVPTVLTRTFSLSQSVFSYVQRLFSHNLVLKIIEKMRSRVYSILEPMSLKLKKEYKSGDLLGLIAEDIDHLQNIYLKSIFPSIISLLLYTIFITMMFGYDANYAMLALIFGIFIIFVIPFLSLLFTKKNLHVMKKSKHDLYRDFTNAIFGITDLVSAGKVDKLISDYSSKEKLLLKKEHKIKIFIHFREIFIQFFAALIAVFMIYSCRNMMINDVISNVYIASFCMVSLSVLAVVTMVGDAVSQIPAYQISIDRVKDFYKNEKENSDKINFEDVDYENIIEIDNLSFSYDKSSKVLDNISLNIKKGEKVAILGRSGVGKSTLIKLLTGTYNNYEGQIKVFGNKPNEELLGNKISMLSQKPYLFDMTIKENIELAVLNSDIDTEILNKQIDESLDKSKIKDLIYSLPEKINTSVYETGSRFSGGERQRIAFARTLIQENEVLFLDEPTVGLDPKTETELLKTIFENSKEKTILWITHHLNSIEEMDRIIFLKDGKIELDGSHDYLYKNSDKYRNLYDMDMGY from the coding sequence ATGAAAGTAAATAATTCTATAGTAAGAAGTGAAATTTCAAGAAATAATAAGCAGATAAGTTTAATAATTTTTCTTGGTTTGATTTCTGCTGTTTCAAGCGTAGCCCTTATGTTTGTATCTGGTTACTTGATAAGTAAATCATCTTTAAGGATAGGAAATATTTTATTGTTACAAGTTCCTACGGTTTTAACCAGAACTTTTTCATTATCCCAATCAGTATTTTCTTATGTTCAAAGATTATTTAGTCATAATTTAGTACTAAAAATTATAGAAAAAATGAGAAGTAGGGTTTATTCTATTTTAGAACCCATGTCATTAAAATTAAAAAAAGAATATAAATCAGGAGATTTACTGGGATTAATTGCTGAAGATATCGACCATTTGCAAAATATCTATTTAAAAAGTATATTTCCTAGCATAATTTCTTTGCTATTATATACTATATTTATTACTATGATGTTTGGATATGATGCTAATTATGCTATGCTAGCTCTTATTTTCGGAATTTTTATCATTTTTGTTATACCATTTTTATCACTACTATTTACTAAAAAAAATCTACATGTAATGAAAAAATCTAAACATGACCTATATAGAGATTTTACAAATGCTATTTTTGGTATAACGGATTTAGTATCTGCGGGGAAAGTTGATAAATTAATTTCAGATTATTCTAGCAAGGAAAAATTACTCTTAAAGAAAGAACATAAAATAAAAATATTTATTCACTTTAGAGAAATATTTATTCAATTTTTTGCTGCTTTAATTGCAGTATTTATGATTTATTCATGCCGTAATATGATGATTAATGATGTTATTAGTAATGTTTATATTGCTTCTTTTTGTATGGTTAGTTTATCAGTTTTAGCCGTAGTTACAATGGTAGGAGATGCCGTTTCTCAAATTCCAGCATATCAAATATCTATCGACAGGGTAAAAGATTTTTATAAAAATGAAAAAGAAAATAGTGATAAAATTAATTTTGAAGATGTAGATTATGAAAATATTATAGAAATAGATAATTTAAGCTTTTCTTACGATAAGAGTTCAAAAGTTTTGGATAATATTTCTCTTAATATAAAAAAAGGAGAAAAAGTAGCTATATTAGGGCGTAGTGGTGTAGGAAAATCTACATTAATAAAATTATTAACAGGAACTTACAATAATTATGAAGGTCAAATAAAAGTTTTTGGTAATAAACCAAATGAAGAATTACTTGGCAATAAAATATCCATGCTTAGTCAAAAACCTTACTTGTTTGATATGACAATTAAAGAAAATATCGAACTTGCAGTTCTTAATTCTGATATTGATACTGAAATTTTGAATAAACAAATTGATGAAAGTCTTGATAAATCAAAAATAAAAGATTTAATTTATAGTTTGCCAGAAAAAATAAATACAAGTGTTTATGAAACTGGCTCAAGATTTTCTGGTGGAGAAAGACAAAGAATAGCATTCGCTAGAACTTTGATACAGGAAAATGAAGTTTTATTTTTAGATGAGCCAACCGTTGGACTGGATCCTAAAACAGAAACTGAATTATTAAAAACTATTTTTGAAAATTCAAAAGAAAAAACAATTTTATGGATTACTCATCATCTAAATTCAATAGAAGAAATGGATAGAATAATTTTCTTAAAAGATGGAAAGATAGAACTTGATGGTAGTCATGATTATCTCTATAAAAATAGTGATAAGTATCGTAATTTATATGATATGGATATGGGATATTAA
- a CDS encoding NAD(P)/FAD-dependent oxidoreductase: MKNIVILGAGYGGLTTLKGLKKVIKSGEAKVTLVNKNSYHYDSVNLHEVSAGNISSSEICIEIKDILETGVNFLQDEVVKIDTDKKLVHTKTKELAYDILVVGLGFESNTFGIEGMLDNSMPITDIKAAEKISKKIEENFKKYAESTEKDEKDISIIVGGTGLAGIEFLAELVDRRKVLCKKYGIDEKLVKIYGLDAAPVLLPMFDKEYSDYARKYLEDRGVEIILGAGIKGSTPDSFIIEVEGERKELKASTLVWTAGVKGSRIMDETFPELAKNGRLVTTQELTVPGLEEVYIVGDCAAFIEEGQSRPYPPTAQIANQMGEYVSNHILNRLRGTSSTNFKYINRGVVCSLGSKDAIASVFGKFKYKGFLASKTKKLIEAKSINQCTNLKTAIRSQRIL, from the coding sequence ATGAAAAATATTGTTATTTTAGGAGCAGGATACGGAGGACTAACTACTCTTAAAGGTTTAAAAAAAGTTATTAAAAGTGGGGAGGCTAAAGTTACTTTAGTAAATAAAAATTCATATCATTATGATAGTGTTAATTTACATGAAGTTTCTGCTGGTAACATTTCAAGTAGTGAAATATGTATAGAGATAAAAGATATCTTAGAAACTGGTGTAAACTTTTTACAAGATGAAGTAGTTAAAATTGATACTGATAAAAAGTTAGTTCATACAAAAACTAAAGAGTTAGCTTATGATATTTTAGTTGTGGGATTAGGATTTGAATCAAACACATTTGGCATAGAAGGTATGTTAGATAATTCTATGCCTATTACAGATATTAAAGCTGCTGAAAAAATTTCTAAAAAAATAGAAGAAAATTTCAAAAAATATGCAGAGTCAACAGAAAAAGATGAAAAAGATATTTCTATAATTGTTGGAGGTACTGGGCTTGCTGGTATAGAATTTTTAGCAGAACTAGTAGATAGAAGAAAAGTATTATGTAAGAAATATGGAATTGATGAAAAATTAGTAAAAATATATGGTTTAGATGCAGCACCTGTTTTACTTCCAATGTTCGATAAAGAATATAGCGATTATGCTAGAAAATATTTGGAAGATAGAGGAGTAGAAATTATTTTAGGAGCAGGTATTAAGGGTTCAACACCAGATAGCTTTATAATTGAAGTTGAAGGAGAAAGAAAAGAACTTAAGGCCTCTACGCTAGTATGGACTGCTGGAGTTAAGGGAAGTAGAATTATGGACGAAACTTTCCCAGAATTAGCTAAAAACGGTCGCTTAGTAACAACACAAGAACTAACAGTTCCAGGATTAGAAGAAGTTTATATAGTAGGTGATTGTGCAGCGTTTATAGAAGAAGGACAATCAAGACCTTATCCACCTACAGCACAAATAGCAAATCAAATGGGTGAATATGTATCTAATCATATCTTAAATAGACTAAGGGGAACAAGCTCAACTAATTTCAAATATATTAATCGTGGCGTTGTTTGCTCTCTGGGTTCTAAAGATGCAATAGCTTCAGTTTTTGGAAAATTTAAGTATAAAGGCTTTCTTGCCTCAAAAACTAAAAAACTTATTGAAGCAAAATCTATAAATCAATGTACTAATTTAAAGACAGCAATAAGAAGTCAAAGAATTTTATAA
- a CDS encoding septation ring formation regulator EzrA, which yields MVYVYSIIFIAIIVGIAYLFIIKNRKKQDLLPLFETKDNLERETLSDELREVKNLNMAGKAQVLYDGWESSWYEIQSIDIDELDKDLYLADSYIDKFNFKKADEIIFNCGESVSKIKEKISTIRKEIKELSEIEPKNKEKYEEIVQEYKEMNRELLAKRHQYGGAADNFEQEIKNLAPKLDEFKNLTASGKYIEAKEQLDIINDELLNLKEKMTILPEVLKEIEKTTPTQIQTLRLNVEQMEKKGFKLSHLEIPNKIESCVWQLNDAREKIKSGNIDLVESILDGIYDIIEEVSNNLKKELEYKKYVEENYSDVTNKIKVQDKLNEALYNNIQEIKNRYQIYSQDEEMIARNFESISNIIDDKYEIDVYIGNQPKLNYKDLKNKIHALLEEIEKIEDEQTAYSRYLTSLREEELSAREKLNYINQEKEVVKRKLSNSRVPGFSDRFVVLYKEVRDSYKYALEELKKEPMNIDLVKEAVEEVEESLNVYKSEVDNILTDIELVEKLIRYTNRYRKDNIELHKQLTIAEQYYKEYRYNKTLDIIKNSLDKIELGAYERIKETVKNKKL from the coding sequence ATGGTATATGTTTATTCTATTATTTTCATAGCGATTATAGTAGGAATTGCTTATTTATTTATAATAAAAAATAGAAAAAAGCAGGATTTGTTACCTTTGTTTGAAACTAAAGATAATTTAGAAAGAGAAACTTTATCTGATGAGTTAAGAGAAGTAAAGAATCTTAATATGGCAGGTAAAGCACAAGTTTTATATGACGGTTGGGAAAGTTCTTGGTATGAAATACAAAGTATTGATATAGATGAATTAGATAAAGATTTATATCTTGCAGATAGTTATATAGATAAATTCAATTTTAAAAAAGCAGATGAAATAATTTTCAACTGTGGAGAATCGGTATCTAAAATCAAAGAAAAAATCTCTACTATAAGAAAAGAAATAAAAGAATTATCTGAAATAGAACCTAAAAATAAAGAAAAATATGAAGAGATAGTTCAAGAATATAAAGAAATGAATAGGGAATTGTTGGCAAAAAGACACCAATACGGAGGTGCTGCTGATAATTTTGAACAAGAGATTAAAAATTTAGCTCCTAAGTTAGATGAATTTAAAAATTTAACAGCAAGTGGAAAATACATAGAAGCAAAAGAACAACTTGATATTATTAATGATGAACTCTTGAATTTAAAAGAAAAAATGACTATTCTACCAGAAGTGTTGAAAGAAATCGAGAAAACAACGCCTACACAAATACAAACTCTTAGACTAAATGTAGAGCAAATGGAAAAAAAAGGATTTAAATTATCGCATTTAGAAATTCCTAATAAGATTGAAAGTTGTGTTTGGCAATTAAATGATGCTCGAGAAAAAATTAAATCTGGAAATATTGATTTGGTAGAATCTATACTAGATGGTATATATGATATTATAGAAGAAGTTTCTAATAATCTAAAAAAAGAACTTGAATATAAAAAGTATGTAGAAGAAAACTATTCTGATGTTACTAATAAAATAAAAGTACAGGATAAGTTAAATGAGGCTCTATATAATAATATACAAGAAATAAAAAATAGGTATCAAATCTATTCACAAGATGAAGAAATGATTGCTAGAAATTTTGAATCGATAAGTAATATAATAGATGATAAATATGAGATAGATGTTTATATCGGCAATCAGCCTAAATTAAATTATAAAGATTTAAAAAATAAAATTCATGCACTATTAGAAGAAATAGAAAAAATAGAAGATGAACAAACAGCTTATTCTAGGTATCTTACAAGTCTTAGAGAAGAAGAATTATCAGCTAGAGAAAAATTAAATTATATAAATCAAGAAAAAGAAGTTGTTAAACGTAAATTATCTAATTCTAGAGTTCCAGGTTTTAGTGATAGATTTGTTGTTTTATACAAAGAAGTAAGGGATAGTTATAAGTATGCACTTGAAGAACTTAAAAAAGAACCAATGAACATAGATTTGGTAAAAGAAGCAGTTGAAGAAGTTGAAGAATCATTGAATGTTTATAAATCTGAAGTTGATAATATTCTTACAGATATAGAATTAGTAGAAAAACTAATAAGATATACAAATAGATATAGAAAAGATAATATTGAATTACATAAACAATTAACAATAGCAGAACAATATTATAAAGAATATAGATATAACAAAACATTAGACATTATAAAAAATTCTCTTGATAAAATAGAATTAGGAGCCTATGAAAGGATAAAAGAAACCGTTAAAAATAAAAAGTTGTAA
- the truA gene encoding tRNA pseudouridine(38-40) synthase TruA: MRVLLFCRYDGSNYFGFQIQPNHITVQEVIEKSLKKIHKGNDVKIHMSGRTDSGVHAYIQPIHFDTYLNINESGWVDSVNAYLPKDVRILGAKIVDDNFHVRFNSLAKTYEYRLCISKNVDPFLANYVGHFPYNFDYNKAEECLNLFLGTHDFTSFCSKNSSIENKIRTITNFTIKKEGDIVIFEISGDGFLYNMVRIIIGTIINVANNKYPKEYIVDILKAKDRSLAGKRAEASGLFLKKVEYDNENINKFIDTLV; this comes from the coding sequence ATGAGAGTTCTACTTTTTTGTAGATATGACGGAAGTAATTATTTTGGATTTCAAATTCAACCAAATCATATAACAGTTCAGGAAGTAATAGAAAAAAGTTTAAAGAAAATTCACAAAGGAAATGATGTTAAAATTCACATGAGCGGTCGAACAGATAGTGGTGTTCACGCCTATATTCAACCTATACATTTTGACACTTATTTAAATATAAATGAATCAGGGTGGGTTGATTCTGTCAATGCTTACTTGCCAAAAGACGTTAGAATATTAGGAGCTAAAATTGTTGATGATAATTTTCATGTTAGATTTAATAGTCTTGCAAAAACATACGAATACAGACTATGTATTTCTAAAAATGTTGACCCTTTTTTAGCTAACTATGTTGGACATTTCCCATATAATTTTGATTATAACAAAGCTGAAGAGTGCTTAAATTTATTTTTGGGAACTCACGACTTCACTTCCTTTTGTTCTAAAAATAGTAGTATAGAAAATAAAATAAGAACAATAACTAATTTTACTATAAAAAAAGAAGGGGATATTGTTATTTTTGAAATAAGTGGAGATGGTTTTTTATATAATATGGTTAGGATAATAATAGGAACTATAATTAATGTAGCTAATAATAAATATCCTAAAGAATATATTGTTGATATATTAAAAGCAAAAGATAGAAGTTTAGCTGGGAAAAGAGCAGAAGCTAGTGGACTATTCTTAAAAAAAGTGGAATATGATAATGAAAATATTAATAAATTTATAGATACATTAGTTTAA